A region from the Mercenaria mercenaria strain notata chromosome 7, MADL_Memer_1, whole genome shotgun sequence genome encodes:
- the LOC128558334 gene encoding ficolin-1-A-like, whose amino-acid sequence MVDLLDQLYLDQADGLPGSTYYRNRVDCKDILGDNRAASSGIYEIKTWKSKSKIKVLCDMETSGGGWTVFHNRFDGSVDFYRNFTDYENGFGDIAGEFWLGFKYMQEMVKAGQSQLLLQVTAKDRSTGHELAGDFSLRSENLYYEDQILFSLGIATRYRCLLGLSGAAFTTMDRDVEINCAEQMRSPWWYRNCGDEICNLHGKYGENGPAGYYHQGIAGYYEPLKASRMMFRRKHGYF is encoded by the exons ATGGTAGATCTTCTTGACCAATTGTACTTGGACCAGGCCGATGGACTTCCAGGGTCAACTTATTACAGAAATCGTG TTGATTGCAAAGACATATTGGGGGACAATCGTGCTGCATCAAGTggtatatatgaaataaaaacatggaaAAGCAAATCAAAAATCAAAGTTCTCTGTGACATGGAAACAAGTGGTGGGGGATGGACg GTGTTTCATAACCGTTTTGACGGCTCAGTCGACTTTTATCGAAATTTCACGGACTATGAAAATGGATTTGGCGACATAGCTGGTGAATTTTGGCTTG gCTTTAAATACATGCAAGAGATGGTCAAGGCAGGTCAATCCCAGCTCTTGCTACAGGTGACGGCAAAAGATAGGAGTACAGGACATGAGCTTGCTGGTGATTTCTCATTGAGATCTGAAAACTTGTATTACGAAGACCAGATACTATTCTCTCTTG GAATAGCAACCAGATACCGATGCCTTTTGGGTTTGAGTGGTGCAGCATTCACAACGATGGACAGAGATGTGGAAATTAACTGTGCTGAACAGATGCGCAGCCCATGGTGGTACAGAAATTGTGGCGATGAAATCTGCAATCTCCATGGTAAATACGGCGAAAATGGACCAGCTGGATACTACCATCAAGGAATAGCAGGTTATTATGAACCACTGAAAGCATCCAGAATGATGTTTAGACGAAAACATGGTTATTTCTAA